aagaatagcaggagTAGTAAGAATAGTAGGCGTAGCAAGAGTAGGAGCCGCAGTGGCGATAGTGTAGAAGCGGCAGTAAAcacaggtgtagtagtagccgTAGGAATAATAACGAGCATGTTGAGAGCAGTAAGGACGGCAGGAACAGTGGGAGTTGTAATAGTAGAACCCGTAACTGTAATTAAATAGATCGTAAGAGTGATAGTCAcgatagaaggaaaagttACAAGAATAGTAGCTGTAGCCGTGGTAGAAGCAAGAGTAATTATAATAGAGGCAAAGATagtaacagtagtaagagtaataagcacagtaagggtatagtaagagcaaaagtttaaagaagagttatttatgttaaaaataagtatgcaggtataaagcaaagaaaagaaagattcGAAAAGAGAAAGTATTAAGTCGGTGAGATTCATAATCGATAGATAAGGTAGGTAAAATAGGTATAGTTTGTAGTATAGATTAGATAGTGTTTGagaaagaaatcaagcatAGAATCAAGTAGGATTCAAGGATTAGgattgtagtagaagacagagcaagttattaggaatacattaataagaagatagaagaaaagattaagttcatataaaagtagagtaataagaagaagatatcaataaaaaagatataagagattatgtttcaataatattaaaaagagatgttagaaaagaaagaagaataaAAGAAACCCGATATAATTAAAGAGGAGTATAGTAGAGGGAATAGAAGATaagtagaagaagaaagagagagaaagataaGGAAGTTTATCGAGAAGGAGATAAGAAGCAGTcgataaagagaaagaaggagaagtaaagaaaataggaggagaagtaaagaaaatagaaagagaagtaaagaaaaatATAGAGTAGGGTAAAGAGAGAGAGTAGCGAGAACAGCAGTAGTAATAAAGATAAGGATAGAGTTAAGGTACAGTACAATAAGGCATAGTGGGTATTTAAGCAACAGTAGTAAGACGAAGCAGGCCGTGTTAGACGTGCATACAGTAGGTAGAGTTTAAGTTTACCGACGTAGAATAGTGATAGAGGTATATAGGGTAGTAGATAATGCGATGTGGTATATAGACGGCGGTAGGCGAAGGACAGAGCCGACACAAGATACAACAGTATTAGAGAACTAAGAGGCAGTaggcaaaggagatagttgaagaagtatttaggtTGTGTTTAGTATAGCGAGTGGTATAACGTGTGTATACAAGCAATAAGAAGACAATAGATGCGGAGGAGATTAGACAGCAGATATAAAAGATTGTTAGTTTCGAGGGTATTTATAGCAAGGTTGTTAGGATTAGTATAGGGAGGCAAGAATAGAGTAGCATAGGGATAGATAGGAGGTTAGTAGAACAGAGGATTAAAGTAAATTTAATAGAGGGATTCGTAAGACAGTTTTAGAGCAAGTAGGGGTTAGGGTGCACAGAAACGAATAGGTTAATAAGAGAGTTGTATTAGAGTCAGCCGTTTATAATAGAGGAGAACAATGAACAATAGAGGTTATTGCAGAGAAGGGTATAGGCCGAGGtaaagggaagaagagagaagataTAGTGGTAATAGGAAAAGTTTCCGAGTTAGGGTATTTAGTAGATGTTATATAGATTAAGTGATAAAAGGGAGTAAATTAGATTAAAAATAAGGAGAGATAGAAATagatgaagaggaaaggaaagaagagagaggaacagaagagagagaggggaaggatggatgtggtggagaggagagatgaggaGGGGCAGGGAGGGTtggagcagcaggagcaggagcaggagcgacaaggcgggtggcggaggtgaatacagcagcggcaacaggagtttagggaggtagagtagtgAGGTAGGGAATTAGGATGGTAGGGGAATGGATAGGGAATATGCAAAGGGGCGGATAATGGGCGAAGCGAGGAAAATATAGGGAGATGTTGGTGAGGGGAGAGGGGAAGTGTAAAAGAAGCGATTACGATTGTTTTAGAGCCGATTCAGTTTGAGGGTTATTAGGGGTGTTTTTGGTAGGAGGTAGGGTAGGAGAGGAATTATTAGGGACGGTATTAGAAGATAAGAGATGCAAATTAACAGTATAAAGGAGTATTCACAGGGGGTTATAGGGGCAGCGTTTAGGTAGACGGAGGTAGGAAAGCGTTAGGGGGCGGGGTGAAAGGGGAGAAGAGAATTTATAGTAGATAAGAAAGGGTTAGGGTTATAGAATAAAGAGAGGGATAGGTAAGAAATGAATAGAAGAATAAAAATATTCATAAGAAGATAAAGGAGGATTAGATTGCAAGCAAAATAAGGTAGAAGAGCAATTCGTTAGGTCGTATGTAGAGGGGAAAGAGTGGGTAACAAGATATAGAAGGCGAGTATTAGAAAAGTATTTGGAGGGGCAAGGAGGCGAAGAGAGAcataaagaagaggaggagagatgTTTAGTGTGTAGACAAGCGGACAAGGAGATAGACAGCAGCAAAGAGCAGTAATAAAGAGGAGATATAGTAGAGAGGAGGGTAGAGcagtaggagcaggagcgacaaggcgggtaGTAGAGTTTAATACGGCAATGATAACAGGAGTTTAGGCAGGTAGAGTAGTAAGACAGGCAATTAGGATAGTAGGGGAATAGATAGGGAATATGCGAAGGGCGGGTGATAAGCAAAGCGAGGACAAAATAGGGAGATGTtagtgacggggaggagaaaTACAAAAGAAGCAGTTAAGATTGTGTTAGAGTAGATTTCGTATAACGTACCtcacgggcgagtgggccacacgggcgagtgggccactCCGCTAAGACCCCACCAAAACATACTGTTACCTACAGTACTTTCACAATGAGCCAACAACAAAACAATCTACCAGCTTTAAAAGAGGCTCGATTACAGCTTGCTCTCAAGGCTATCGAACGCGACGCGACGCTGTCGCAGAGACGCGCTGCAGCTATCTACAACGTATCTCGAGTAACTCTTGggcgccgacgcgctggaaTACCTCTTCGGAGCGATTGTACGCCTAACTCAATGAACCTCCTTAAGACAGAGGAGGATGTAATTGTCCAGCATATCCTTGACCTCGACGCGCGAGGATTTCCGCCCCGACTTGCTGCTGTGCAGGATATGGCTAATTCTTTGTTGGCTGAGCGCCACCGCGACCCTGTTGGTCAGAACTGGGCTGCAACCTTCGTCAAACGTCGCCCTGAGCTTAAGGTCAAATTCAATCGCAAGTATGACTACAAGCGAGCCCTCTGTGAGGATCCTGAGGTTATACAAGGCTGGTTCCGACTTGTGGAGAACACAAAGGCCAAGTACGGTATCCTTGATGAGGACACCCACAACTTTGACGAGTCTGGCTTCATGATGGGCATGATATCAACTGGAGCAGTAGTCACAGGCTCTGAGCGTCGAGGACGACCAAAGAGCGTTCAGCAgggcaatcgcgagtgggcTACAGTGATCCAGGGTATCAACGCGACTGGGTGGGCAATCCCACCTTTTATCATCTTCAAAGGCAAGAACCACCTCTCTGCCTGGTACAAGGAAGATAACCTACCTCGCGACTGGGTTATTGCAGTCTCTGAGAACGGCTGGACAACAAACAAGCTTGGTCTAGAGTGGTTAAAGCACTTTGACGCTCACACAAAGAAGAGGACTGTAGGAAACTATCGTCTGCTTATTATCGACGGCCACGAGAGCCACGACTCGCTCGATTTCCAGCAGTACTGCAAGGATCACAACATTATTACTCTCTGCATGCCTCCTCACTCGTCGCACCTACTACAGCCTCTTGATGTGGGGTGTTTCTCGCCTTTGAAGACAGCGTATGGCCGCCAAGCCGAGGATCTAATGCGCAACAAGATCACCCATATCACTAAACTAGAGTTCCTACCGTGCTTTAAAGGCGCTTTTGACGCTGCGATTACAAAGGCCAATATACAAGGAAGCTTTCGAGGCGCTGGCTTAGTCCCATTTAATCCAGAGGCTGTGATATCGACGCTTGACGTGCGGCTGCGCACTCCACTGCTACCTACCGTCGAGGACGGTCCCTGGCAGTCGCAAACTCCAAGCAATACCCTAGAACTTGGGTCGCAATCAAAGCTGATTCAAGAGAGGATTCGAAGACATGTAGATAGCTCACCTACGTATATGGTTGAGGCGATCAAAAGCCTGTCAAAAGGTGCAGAGATGATAGCGCATTCTCTGGTGTTAATGACCAAGCGCAACGCTGAGCTCCAAGCCGCCAACGAGGCCTCAAGTAAGCGTAGATCATATAAAAGGAAGCGCTTACAGCAGCAAGGGACCTTAACAATTGATGAGGGCGTGCGACTGACGACTCTTAAGGAGTTTGGGGCATGTAGTGATaggaagaaggcgaagaagagagTGCGCGTTGAGGCAGGCGAGCCTAGCCAACGACGCTGTGGACGCTGCGGCGAGGCAGGACATAATATGCGCACATGTAGGCAAGAAGCAGCGATAGATTCTGAGTAGAATAGCCTATTACGATTTCTATTTACTATCTTTGACGGTGCTATATAGTCGTGTACAGTCGTGGTTTTAATGGGGTCTTAGCGCaggtggcccactcgcccgtgtggcccactcgcccgttAGGTACGTTAAGGGTTATTCGTTATGTATTTAGTAGAGGGTTAGGCAGGAGAAATAGTAGGGGTAGGAGAGGAatgttacggatccatagactcgctcggcccatggcccccatatcgataagatccttatcttatcggactagcgccttggcgcccacagcataagttcgggctcacaacgtagatagctcgatagcttgtatcttgtcaaatccaatctttcttgatcgatccctaACCCAGGGCGCCAAGTGCACCATTATAAGGGTGGAGTTTTTTGTTAGGGATGGAGACTACGCGTATAGCGGGTATATATCAGAACCAGGGGTATGGTGGAGTATTCTTCGTAAGTACGGTGGAGTTATATTCCCTAGGCCGATTTACACCAAATTTGGACAGGTAACTCAGCGTACGTAGGCGCATAATCTGACAGATTTACAGCGCAGTAGACTATGTGGTTGAGGAGCTTAGGGTTTGGCGTTCTTGGTTAGGGTTACGCGTTTAGGGGGTCAGGAGGTCGCGAGGCTCGGCACCCCGCCGCGCGCGCGCCGCCGGAGTAAGCGCCGAGCGATCGACAGGGATCCGTGCTGAGAGCAGAGCGTCGGCATATAAGAAGCTAAGTAGAGTTGGTCAGCGTAGGTATTATCAAGTATTGTTACTTTTATTTCAATATGTCCGAACCTAGTAAAGAGTGCCAGTATTTCGAGCATATACCTGAGTACTGCATAGCAGCATGCAGAGAGTGCAGATATGCAGTGTGGCCAGATCAGATCGAGGGCCATTTACAGAGGCAGCATAAGGTCAGTCATAAGGAGGCAGAGGCAGTTGGACAGCAGATTCGCAGCTGGGCTGGGCTAGTCCAGTATCCCAGCGAGCTTGAGGTGCCGAGTGGTGTTCCAAAGCCCGTACGGCAGCTACCAGTACACGTAGATGGGATGTTGTGCCAGCTAGGTTCAGGCCAGTGTCAGCGGGTATTCCGTACCAGCAAAAGCTTGAAAAAACATTGGCGTATAGATCACGGATGGTCAGCAAGCAGCAGGGGAGGACGGCCAAGTCAAACTAAGCAGAAGAGCGTGCAAGCGCAGATGGAGAAGGGGTACCGGCTAGTCCATTGCCAGCGATTATTCGGGAGCCGGCACGGATCGCAGTATTTCCAGGTGCAGCCGCCCGACGAGGATGGCCCCGACGTCGTGCCTGTAGACGGGGCAGCAGCATGGGCGCAAGTGGGCGAGCAGATGGCCAAGGCATGGCAGGATATCGAGAGGCGTGCGCAGACGACGATCCAAGAGGGCGAGCGCGACGAGGTGAACCCATGGCTGGAGCGGACGCAGTGGTTGCCGTACCTAGTGGGCATGGAGAGGCCGGATTTGTTAGCGTGCATCGAGGAGCCCGTGGCAGAGCCCGATGCCAggcaggagcagcaggccgagCCGGTGGAAGCAGCGATTTGGGCAGCTATGGATGGATTGGCGCGGTTCAGCCAGGCATCGATTATTGACCGGATTGGCGTGTTTATACGGTTGGAGGCAATTCGCACAGAGATGCACCAAACCCGGTTCCAGCCGTTGCAGCCGTATATGGACAAGGACGCCATTGTCAAGCACACACGACCATGGCAGCAGATGTTAATGTTTTTTGCACGCACACAGAAAGAGCACGCGTGGAAGAGCCCCAAGTATCGGTTCACGCGGCGGCAGCGAGAGGCATGGGAGGTGTTAATCGAACAGGCAAAGCGGAGCATAGagggagacgaagaagatgaagccgaggatatggacgaggagagagaagagctggacgaggagatgatggacgacatagacgtagactccgcaacaatcaattcaatccggtcactctcctagacccacttacctatctaggtagggcttaaactcctataggtaactactaggcttaaagcggtaatcaatcaatccaatctgaaccttctaggacccacttaattgattgttgcggactgtgcaTAGACGAGTCGATAGAGGTAGCCGAGGAAGAGCCAGGTCAgggagaaggccccgagcctaagaagttgtctaagatacagaaagcgtgtttggagttttgcattgcattacttaaccaccgcatcacccgtagagagtatgacagcccgctggtgtgcgcgttggcggtgctgggcgtcaaggaggacggGTGGAAGGGGCCGGAGCAGTACCCGCCGATATTGTCGGCGGTGATCAAGATCGCTCGGTTTATGGTCGTGCAGAAGGGACTAGAGATGTCCGGGCCCGACGAGgatagcggcgatgagaCGGACGACGACTTGGATGACAGCGCGTACGAGAGCGGGCCGAGCCAGCGACGGCGTCCCAAGGGGTGTTTGCAGTTAGTGCAGAGGATGATGGACCGGTTTATGGTGCGCGGCAGCCATAGCCCCATGCAGTGGATGTTGGATTTGCGGACGTATGGATTAAAGATCCattacaacactacaacccgcgggCATGTAGAGTGGACGAACGGCGACGAGCTGCTGTACAAAGAGCTGCATTTTAGCATGGCGCAGTTCCGCGGCATGGTACATGGGCTAGCTAGCGAGAGCCGGCGATTATTGACAGAGGAGTTGATGTTTGGCAGCAAGGCAGCGCCGGTGCCAGCAGTGCCATGGGAGAGCATACGTGACAACCCAACCGACGAGCGGCCAGGATGGAATTTTTTGAAGGATCATCGCACAAGCATGCCCGTCGACGGCGAGAGGTGGTTATTTGAGCGGGTAGGTAAGAGCGCCAGCATCCGGagtcggttcatgaagcccgGGACGCAGTCAGGGGTAGACCGACAGGCAGTGGAGCGGTACATGGACCGGGTGGTAGAATTTCGCGAGAAGCTGGCGGTGTTGATGCATATGACGGGCgggcagccagcgcgaggGCCGGAGCTACTGAGCGTACGGCATAGCAACACAGTGCAAGGGGGGCATCGCAATATATTCATCGAGGACGGCATGGTAGTGTTTGTGACGCGGTACCACAAGGGATACAAAGtcagcggcgacgtcaagattATCCATCGATATTTGCCGCGCGAGGTGGGCGAGCTAGTAGTGTGGTACatgtggctggtgttgccgttccagcagcggctcgaggcgttggtgtgggagaaggaggcagtttcgtcgcatatgtggccagcagacctagactccgcaacaatcaattcaatccggtcactctcctagacccacttacctatctaggtagggcttaaactcctataggtaactactaggcttaaagcggtaatcaatcaatccaatctgaaccttctaggacccacttaattgattgttgcggactgtgagcagaccccagcggccgcaagtggacgaccgatcggctgcgggaggcgttgaagcgcgagagccggatcgcgatgggccaggagtggacgtttgccgggtaccgggagatggcgattggcatcagccggcggtttttgcgtggatcgacagcgttccaggcagatgagggcgaggagaacAAGGAGTGGGCTGAGGAGCAGGCAGGAGATTCGATTGCCGACGAGCAGGCGGGCCATACGTCGCACGTGGCGGGACTGGTATACGCGCGAGGGATCATGGAGCAGTCAGGGGCCGTGGCGGATAGGCGGCAGCAGTTCCGGGCATCGAGCACGGATTGGCATAGATTTTTGGGCTTCCAGGCAGGCGTGGACgaccagagaagaagcagcaagcggaagagagcgccgtttgagagcgaggcagacgaggcaagggtggatcggtggcagcggctaaggaagatggacgcgagGGCGCAGCTGAAGCGCATGATGGGCGAAAAGGCCGAGTTCCGGGGCGTTCAGGAGGCagcgatcaaagccatcacagcaggcgagagtcccgtagtagcggtgatgccgacgggggcaggcaagagcttgttgttcatgttgccggcgtgggcagagcagggcggcacgacggtggtggtagtgccgttgatcgcgttgcgtggcgacatggcacagcggtgcaagaagctagggatatcgtgcgtagagtggcagagtcggcgtccgccagacgcagcagcggtggtgttagtgacgcccgagtcggcagttggagaggaatttGCAACGTTTTTGAACCGGCTACGAGCGACGCGGCAGCTAGATCGGATTATTATCGACGAGTGCCATATTGTGTTAAACCGGCAGTACacgttccgcaagcagatgcagcagctaggcAAGCTGgtggctgtagagacgcagatggtcatgttgacagcaacgttgccacccagcgaggaggacgagttattccggcgaatgcattttgagcgtgggcaggtaagaatgtttagggcaccgacagcacggagcaacatagcgtaccgggtggtaagggtagagaaggagaggaagagacaggaggtagaggcaacggtgttggcgatggtacagcagaaggtccgaaagtataagagcggcaagattgtagtgtacggcaactcagtgccaaaggtcaaggggttagccgagaagctcaagtgccatgcgtatcatcaccacgcggttggcaaggcaagcatgttgggggagttcatgggcggcaagcagcgggtgattgtggcaaccagcgcgttgggcatgggagtggacgtgcccgatatccggtgcattgtccacatggattggccgtttagcgtgttggattacgcgcaggagagcgggcgagccgggcgagacggggagcggagcgaggcgatcatgatggtgcaggacggcgagcagcgagcggcggatgacaagcagggggaggcggagcagcggttggtgcgagcatacgtcgaaggcatagacgaggcggcgacatgtagacgggtagtgttggacgggtatttggacaggcgcgaggccgagcgagctcggtgcgaggagggagaggagaggtgtgacgtatgcatgagagccgacggggaggagatggaggaggaggagatggaggaggaggagatggaggaggagatggaggaggagatggaggaggagatggaagagatggaggaggtggaggaggtggaggaggtggaggagatggaggtggtggaggtggccgagggcggcagcagcaacgaagaagaggcggagacattggagagggagcaagaagaggcgcggcaggcgtttaatcagcagcaacgagagcaaggcggcccgcgacagagattgatacagcagcggcagcaggagttcgccgacgtcgagtggctgcgtaggcagctggcgcaatggataaaccggtgtgggttatgcgaggcggtagggcaaggatcgagcgcacacgacgtacggcaatgttggcgacaggagagccagcggatcaaggagtcgattaagaggatggaagagacaattaagtttgagcgttattcgggctgtttttggtgtggagtgccgcaggagatatgcaatcggtgggaaaggaatagttttgggcgatatcagagagtccaagacggggattgccagtatagaggggtattaataggcgggttattaagtatagcattagggcggagcgaggtaggaaaccgatggacggcgcggttagaggagttcggggttagtaattcaggagcagggccgacgttgtttgagtttttaggaaaaaagcgattgttagagacggttgagagcaataacttagcaggagagttttgttggattacaagattaataggcgagtagaggaaatatagagagttgtaacgttgacgagggtagctccaacagctcgagtaggtcggatagtgtaagcagcgataaaggcaagagcagcaagatcagcgagagcgtaggcagggttagcagcaagagagatagcagcaacagtgacgatagtagcagcagtaagagtagcgacgaaggcgagggcagcgagagcagtgatcaaggcgagagcagcgagagtagtgacgaaggcgagggtagtaaagatattagaggtagcgaaagcagcggcaacagcgagagcaatgagagcaacgacaaagacgagggcagagaaggtaacgagagcggcgagagcagtaagagcgcaggcagcgttggtagcgagagcaatagctgcaacagtggcgatagtggcgatagcgagggcagcgacgacggcgaggatggcgaggatggcgaggatggcgaggacagcgagggcaacttgatggcaggtagcgaaagcagtaatagcagcttgagcagggaggaaaagcgagggtcgtgacgacggcgagagtagctccgatagcgagagcagcaagagcgagagcagcaagagcggcaagagcaacgagagcgaggcaggcgaggcaggcgagagcaacgagatggcaagtagcgagagcgaggcaggcgaggcaggcgagagcaacgagatggcaagtagcgagagcgtagggagcgagagaggcgagagaaataagagcagcgacatgataggtaccgttggcagcgagagcatcgagagccgcgcatatagcgagagtaacgagaacagagcgagtagcgagagcagcgacgacggtaaggacagcgagagcaggagccgcagcggcgaaaggagttgtagaagccgtagcagcggtaggaagtgagaagcagcgagagtagcgcgagcagtgggggacagcagggacagcgagagcagtagggaaagtaagagcaggggcagaagtagttatagcggccgcaggcgtagtaggagcggtggggagtgaggagcagaagcgaggatatcgatagcagcgagagcagcgaggacggcggggatagtagggatagcgggatcagctgtgagagaagcgaggatagcgagagtaggaaagcaggagccgcaggcgcgatagaagtaagagtagcaagagcagtaagagcaggatgtgtagccgcgaggatagaggcaattaaggtaattaaggtgattgcgatgattgcgaggacagtaagagcaacaagggcagcgcaagaaaggggcgaacggcaagggaattaactattaagttaattgtagcgattgcaaggacagcgggaacagcgaggatagtaagggcagtaagggtagaaaggacagcggaagcagcgaggacaacgaggacagcgaggattgtaaggacagcggaagcagcgaggacaacgaggacagcgagaattgtaaggacagcggaagcagcgaggataatgaggacagcgaggatagtaagaacagcgaggatagtaaggacagtaagagtagcgaggatagcgaaagtaggagagtagcagtagcaatagcagtagccggaggtgtatataagctgtaagaggtaagaggtagaagtaaggatattataagcagcaaggatagcaggggcagaagcggcaacaggtgcagggtagtaggagtagtaataagaatattaagagcagtgcaagttacaaggacaagggacaaagtaaggacagtagagatagtaagagtatcaggagcagcgagaacagaagccgtaggattgatagcgaagatattaagagcagcaaggaaagcgaaagtagcgagggtagtaagagcagcgacaagaggagcggtagcggccgccgaaaccgcatttaccgcaggtggaggaggcgtaggaggtaaggggcagaagagagcagtagagacagcgggaacagcggggaaagcgagagcagcaagaaggacggggatagtagagatagaggaagtggcgagagcagaagcagtaatagggaggattgcggaatgcggaggagtaagagcggtaggagtaagagtagcaagagcaggacgtagaagtaagagccgtaggagcaggagcagtaagaatagcaggagtagcaagggtaggagctttaaaggcggcagcaacgagggtgttacaagcagcgaaaataataggagcagggagagtggtcgcagtaaggatagcgatagaagc
This window of the Pyrenophora tritici-repentis strain M4 chromosome Unknown M4_contig_00022, whole genome shotgun sequence genome carries:
- a CDS encoding ComEC, membrane metal-binding protein; translation: MLVITPTATTTPVFTAASTNIATAAPTLPILAIHSVLAALAIPAAPAVLAAPALANYAPTISALTALTPAAFTLNAPTPTVTALIAATLNALALTAIALATLAILATTTLLPLLLLLFLLLLLLRLLLLRPALATLTPTALTPPHSAILPITASALATSSISTIPVLLAALAFPAVPAVSTALFCPLPPTPPPPAVNAVSAAATAPLVAALTTLATFAFLAALNIFAINPTASVLAAPDTLTISTVLTLSLVLLIYTSGYCYCYCYSPTFAILATLTVLTILAVLTILAVLIILAASAVLTILAVLVVLAASAVLTILAVLVVLAASAVLSTLTALTILAVPAVLAIATINLIVNSLAVRPFLALPLLLLLSSQSSQSP
- a CDS encoding SerH multi-domain protein, with the protein product MEKGYRLVHCQRLFGSRHGSQYFQVQPPDEDGPDVVPVDGAAAWAQVGEQMAKAWQDIERRAQTTIQEGERDEVNPWLERTQWLPYLVGMERPDLLACIEEPVAEPDARQEQQAEPVEAAIWAAMDGLARFSQASIIDRIGVFIRLEAIRTEMHQTRFQPLQPYMDKDAIVKHTRPWQQMLMFFARTQKEHAWKSPKYRFTRRQREAWEVLIEQAKRSIEGDEEDEAEDMDEEREELDEEMMDDIDVDSATINSIRSLS